From a single Solanum dulcamara chromosome 4, daSolDulc1.2, whole genome shotgun sequence genomic region:
- the LOC129886142 gene encoding translationally-controlled tumor protein homolog, whose amino-acid sequence MLVYQDILTGDELLSDSFPYKELENGMLWEVQGKWVVQGAVDVNIGANPSAEGGGDDEGVDDQAVKVVDIVDTFRLQEQPTFDKKQFVTFIKRYIKNLTPKLEGEAQDAFKKNIESATKFLLPKLKDFQFFVGESMHDDGALVFAYYKEGATDPTFLYLAPGLKEIKC is encoded by the exons ATGTTGGTTTATCAGGATATTCTTACGG GTGATGAGCTTCTCTCAGACTCATTTCCCTACAAAGAACTCGAGAATGGAATGCTTTGGGAAGTTCAAGGGAAG TGGGTTGTTCAAGGTGCTGTTGATGTAAACATTGGGGCAAATCCTTCTGCTGAGGGTGGAGGTGACGATGAAGGTGTGGATGATCAAGCTGTCAAGGTTGTCGATATTGTTGACACTTTTAGACTTCAG GAGCAACCTACTTTTGACAAGAAACAATTTGTTACATTCATTAAGAGATACATCAAGAACCTGACACCCAAGTTAGAAGGAGAAGCACAAGATGCATTTAAAAAGAACATTGAATCAGCAACTAAGTTCCTTTTGCCGAAGCTCAAGGACTTCCAATT CTTTGTTGGTGAGAGCATGCATGACGATGGTGCCCTGGTGTTTGCGTACTACAAGGAAGGTGCAACTGATCCTACCTTTTTGTACCTTGCACCTGGCTTGAAGGAGATCAAGTGCTAG
- the LOC129886149 gene encoding uncharacterized protein LOC129886149, whose product MVAGRWIETGADLWKDRARSLQLRLRDRLRVAVDHHCRRPKIYDGYLSSTVERWLQRFSDFRRDALPSTSTFYRKKVSKDIDPEADSVLTRMLQAVAVPVLGNVCHVFMHGLNRVQIYGAEKLHQVLENRMESKPLITVSNHVAAMDDPLVIAALLPPSVILDAQNLRWTLCATDRCFRNPVTSAFFKHVKVLPVSRGDGIYQKGMDMAISKLNRGGWVHIFPEGSRSRDGGKTMGSIKRGIGRLVLDADNLPIVIPFVHTGMQDVMPVGAKLPRIGKTVTVLVGDPIEFDDLLAAGEKDNMPRGKLYDAVSKRIGDRLQMLKAQIDRLAVEEALQSRHYHDHVGERAAGIVQHVDWEALGMDNYMSIEEDHVSPPRQEPSNEQPLVEKQVEENSQDRYFQLGFSRESGIVSRIRGYMGSTELMLFSARCLVTNSRVKENFENIQEIAPLKAWNNFWMPLYESQVCNREILL is encoded by the exons ATGGTTGCAGGTAGGTGGATAGAAACTGGAGCGGATCTATGGAAAGATAGGGCACGATCGCTGCAGCTTCGTCTCAGAGACCGTCTTAGAGTCGCCGTCGATCATCATTGTCGCCGTCCGAAGATCTATGATGGTTATTTATCATCTACCGTCGAACGATGGCTCCAGCGGTTCAGCGATTTCCGTAGAGATGCTTTGCCTTCTACTTCTACTTTCTACCGTAAAAAAG TTAGCAAGGATATAGATCCAGAAGCAGATTCAGTCCTGACTCGCATGCTGCAGGCTGTGGCTGTTCCTGTGCTTGGAAATGTTTGTCATGTGTTTATGCATGGCCTCAATCGTGTTCAG ATATATGGTGCAGAAAAATTACATCAGGTGCTGGAAAATCGAATGGAGAGTAAACCTCTTATTACA GTGAGCAATCATGTTGCTGCTATGGATGACCCTCTAGTTATTGCTGCATTACTTCCTCCTAGTGTTATTTTGGATGCACAGAATTTGAGATGGACACTTTGTGCAACTGATCGATGTTTCCGCAATCCAGTGACATCTGCCTTCTTCAAACACGTCAAAGTTCTTCCAGTGTCCCGTGGGGATGGTATTTATCAGAAG GGGATGGACATGGCTATTTCAAAATTGAACCGTGGTGGATGGGTACACATATTTCCAGAAGGTAGTCGCTCTCGAGATGGTGGCAAAACGATGGGTTCTATTAAAAGAGGCATCGGAAG ATTGGTCCTGGATGCTGACAATTTGCCAATAGTCATCCCTTTTGTACATACTGGAATGCAGGACGTCATGCCTGTAGGAGCCAAGCTTCCCAGGATTGGAAAGACG GTGACTGTTCTTGTTGGTGATCCCATCGAGTTTGATGACTTGCTTGCTGCGGGAGAAAAGGATAATATGCCTAGAGGAAAATTATATGATGCCGTGTCAAAAAGAATTGGTGATCGATTACAGATGCTTAAGGCCCAGATCGACAGACTAGCTGTCGAGGAAGCACTACAATCACGACACTACCATGATCATGTTGGTGAACGAGCTGCTGGGATTGTGCAGCACGTTGACTGGGAAGCTCTTGGCATGGACAATTACATGAGCATAGAGGAGGATCATGTCTCTCCTCCAAGGCAAGAACCTAGTAATGAGCAGCCATTAGTTGAGAAGCAGGTGGAAGAAAATAGTCAGGATAGGTACTTTCAGTTGGGCTTCTCCAGGGAAAGTGGAATCGTGTCGAGGATCAGAGGTTACATGGGTTCAACTGAATTAATGCTATTTTCTGCTAGATGTTTAGTTACTAATAGTAGggtaaaagaaaattttgagaaCATTCAAGAGATTGCCCCATTGAAGGCTTGGAACAACTTTTGGATGCCGTTGTATGAGAGTCAGGTTTGTAACCGGGAGATTTTACTTTAA
- the LOC129886146 gene encoding probable U6 snRNA-associated Sm-like protein LSm4, whose translation MLPLSLLKTAQGHPMLVELKNGETYNGHLVNCDTWMNIHLREVICTSKDGDRFWRMPECYIRGNTIKYLRVPDEVIDKVQEETKSRGDRKPPGVGGRGRGRGGRDEGAAGRQAKGIGRGMEDAGAKGRGKGGPGAKSGGKGGGRGRG comes from the exons ATG CTTCCCCTCTCTTTGCTCAAGACTGCACAGGGTCATCCCATG TTAGTGGAGCTAAAAAATGGAGAGACTTATAACGGTCATTTGGTGAATTGTGATACTTGGATGAATATCCATCTTCGTGAAGTTATCTGTACGTCAAAG GATGGAGATAGATTTTGGAGAATGCCCGAATGTTATATTCGTGGCAATACCATAAAGTATCTTAGAGTTCCTGACGAG GTAATTGATAAAGTTCAAGAAGAAACAAAAAGCCGTGGAG ATAGAAAACCACCTGGTGTAGGTGGACGAGGAAGGGGAAGAGGAGGTAGGGATGAAGGTGCTGCTGGAAGACAGGCGAAAGGTATTGGGCGTGGAATGGAAGATGCGGGTGCCAAAGGCCGAGGCAAAGGAGGACCTGGTGCCAAGTCTGGTGGAAAAG GTGGAGGCCGTGGACGTGGCTAA
- the LOC129886145 gene encoding uncharacterized protein LOC129886145 isoform X1: protein MAGIKVDMEQQQHVIVESQEMEKEEEVKPQKTKRVASLDIFRGLTVALMVLVDDAGGEWPMIGHAPWNGCNLADFVMPFFLFIVGMAIALALKKIPEKLVAIRKVILRTLKLLFWGLLLQGGYFHDLDKLKYGVDMNRIRWCGILQRIALAYLVVAIIEITTRQAQSKELPTGWFSIFKLYCWQWVIGACVLVVYLAILYGTHVPDWNFIVQNPDSVDFGKTLTVTCDVKGNLDPPCNAVGYIDRQVLGINHMYPRPAWKRSKACTKNSPYEGPFKDDAPSWCWAPFEPEGILSSISAILSTVLGVHFGHVLIHMKDHSSRLLHWIGMGIALLVLGIILHFTDAIPLNKQLYTFSYVCVTSGAAALVFSAFYILVDILNLKYLFLPLEWIGMNAMLVYVMAAGGIFAGFINGWYYEDPHNTLIYWIKKHIFIGVWHSTRVGTLLYVIFAEILFWAIVAGLLHRLGIYWKL from the exons ATGGCTGGCATCAAAGTAGATATGGAGCAGCAACAGCATGTGATAGTTGAATCTCAAGAaatggaaaaagaagaagaagtaaaGCCTCAGAAGACAAAGCGAGTGGCTTCCCTTGATATTTTCAGAGGTCTCACTGTTGCA CTGATGGTCTTGGTTGATGATGCGGGAGGAGAATGGCCTATGATCGGGCATGCACCATGGAACGGTTGCAATCTTGCAGATTTTGTGATGCCATTCTTTCTGTTTATTGTGGGAATGGCCATAGCACTTGCTCTGAAG AAAATACCAGAAAAGCTAGTGGCCATCAGAAAGGTGATTCTAAGGACACTCAAACTTCTATTTTGGGGCCTCCTTTTACAAG GGGGTTATTTCCATGATCTTGACAAGCTAAAATATGGTGTTGACATGAATAGGATAAGGTGGTGTGGCATCCTCCAG AGAATTGCTCTCGCTTACTTGGTAGTGGCCATAATAGAAATAACAACAAGACAAGCCCAATCCAAAGAACTACCAACGGGATGGTTCTCCATATTCAAGTTATACTGTTGGCAATG GGTTATTGGAGCATGTGTTTTAGTAGTTTACTTGGCCATATTATATGGAACACATGTTCCTGACTGGAATTTTATTGTCCAGAACCCGGACAGTGTTGATTTTGGGAAGACTTTAACT GTAACTTGCGATGTGAAAGGAAATCTTGATCCTCCTTGCAATGCAGTGGGTTATATTGACAGACAGGTGCTTGGAATCAATCACATGTATCCACGTCCGGCTTGGAAGAGATCCAAG GCTTGCACTAAAAATTCTCCATATGAGGGACCTTTTAAGGATGATGCTCCGTCATGGTGTTGGGCTCCTTTTGAACCTGAAGGAATTCTTAG CTCAATTTCTGCTATTCTCTCTACGGTCCTTGGAGTTCATTTTGGACATGTCCTTATTCATATGAAG GATCACTCATCCAGACTTCTGCATTGGATTGGCATGGGCATAGCTCTTTTAGTTTTAGGAATTATTCTCCACTTCACAGATG CTATTCCTTTAAATAAGCAATTATATACCTTCAGCTATGTCTGTGTAACCTCAGGAGCAGCCGCGTTAGTGTTCTCTGCTTTCTACATTCTG GTTGACATTTTGAACTTGAAGTATCTATTTCTGCCACTAGAATGGATTGGTATGAATGCCATGCTTGTTTATGTAATGGCTGCTGGAGGAATATTTGCAGGTTTTATCAACGGCTGGTATTATGAGGACCCTCATAACACGCTG ATATATTGGATCAAGAAGCACATTTTCATTGGAGTGTGGCATTCAACAAGAGTGGGAACTCTTCTTTATGTCATATTTGCTGAGATATTGTTTTGGGCTATTGTTGCTGGCCTACTTCATCGATTAGGCATATACTGGAAGCTTTAG
- the LOC129886147 gene encoding F-actin-capping protein subunit alpha isoform X2, translating into MLEEDEDFLESETQLTDDQKIEIAKWFLLNAPAGEIQYIAKDVRAILKDENIYKKAAEESFPSYNKSHLICLELPNRSGDVLITSFCEVDKDEYLDPRTAQVARVDHVKQVCKDVRPARDEELPSAFVEEYRSAMDAEIMKYVSETYPKGVCSVYCTKGKDVEEPGFDFELVVVISAARHSPQNFCNGSWRSIWNIEFKDEIQSVEVRGEMQVGAHYFEEGNVQLDAKHECKDTTLIQSPDDSAISLVNIIRHHETEYLASLQISYLKLPDTTFKDLRRKLPVTRTLFPWHNTAQFSLTRDIEKELGIGK; encoded by the exons atgttaGAAGAAGACGAAGATTTTCTGGAATCAGAAACTCAACTCACCGATGACCAGAAAATTGAGATTGCCAAATGGTTCCTTCTCAACGCCCCCGCCGGCGAAATTCAGTACATCGCtaaag ATGTTAGAGCTATTTTAAAGGACGAGAATATATATAAGAAAGCGGCTGAGGAGTCATTTCCTTCGTACAACAAATCTCACTTGATTTGTCTCGAATTGCCAAATAGAAGTGGCGAT GTGCTGATTACATCATTTTGTGAGGTTGATAAGGATGAGTATCTTGATCCCCGGACTGCCCAGGTTGCCAGAGTTGACCATGTCAAGCAA GTTTGTAAAGACGTTAGGCCAGCAAGAGATGAAGAACTTCCATCTGCTTTCGTGGAAGAGTATAG GTCTGCCATGGATGCTGAAATTATGAAGTATGTGAGTGAAACATATCCAAAAGGTGTCTGTTCAGTTTACTGTACCAAGGGAAAGGATGTGGAAGAGCCAGGATTTGACTTTGAACTTGTTGTGGTGATTTCAGCTGCTAGGCATAGTCCTCAGAATTTCTG CAATGGAAGCTGGCGATCAATATGGAATATTGAATTTAAGGATGAAATTCAATCTGTAGAAGTGAGAGGCGAGATGCAG GTTGGCGCCCATTACTTTGAAGAGGGAAATGTACAGCTAGATGCAAAACATGAATGTAAGGATACAACGCTAATTCAG TCCCCAGATGATTCTGCAATTTCCTTGGTCAACATTATTCGCCACCATGAGACCGAGTATCTGGCTTCTCTTCAG ATATCTTACTTGAAATTGCCTGATACCACTTTCAAG GACTTGCGGAGGAAGCTTCCTGTTACTCGCACATTGTTCCCATGGCACAACACTGCACAATTTAGCCTTACAAGAGACATTGAAAAAGAACTTGGAATTGGAAAATAG
- the LOC129886143 gene encoding translationally-controlled tumor protein homolog: MLVYQDLLTGDELLSDSFPYKELENGMIWEVQGKWVVQGAVDVNIGANPSAEGGGDDEGVDDQAVKVVDIVDTFRLQEQPTFDKKQFVTFIKRYIKNLTPKLEGEAQDAFKKNIESATKFLLPKLKDFQFFVGESMHDDGALVFAYYKEGATDPTFLYLAPGLKEIKC; this comes from the exons ATGTTGGTTTATCAAGATCTCCTCACTG GTGATGAGCTTCTCTCAGACTCATTTCCCTACAAAGAACTCGAGAATGGAATGATTTGGGAAGTTCAAGGGAAG TGGGTTGTTCAAGGTGCCGTTGATGTAAACATTGGGGCAAATCCTTCTGCTGAGGGTGGAGGTGACGATGAAGGTGTGGATGATCAAGCTGTCAAGGTTGTCGATATTGTTGACACTTTTAGACTTCAG GAGCAACCTACTTTTGACAAGAAACAATTTGTTACATTCATTAAGAGATACATCAAGAACCTGACACCCAAGTTAGAAGGAGAAGCACAAGATGCATTTAAAAAGAACATTGAATCAGCAACTAAGTTCCTTTTGCCGAAGCTCAAGGACTTCCAATT CTTTGTTGGTGAGAGCATGCATGACGACGGTGCCCTGGTGTTTGCGTACTACAAGGAAGGTGCAACTGATCCTACCTTTTTGTACCTTGCACCTGGCTTGAAGGAGATCAAGTGCTAG
- the LOC129886147 gene encoding F-actin-capping protein subunit alpha isoform X3, whose translation MLEEDEDFLESETQLTDDQKIEIAKWFLLNAPAGEIQYIAKDVRAILKDENIYKKAAEESFPSYNKSHLICLELPNRSGDVLITSFCEVDKDEYLDPRTAQVARVDHVKQVCKDVRPARDEELPSAFVEEYRSAMDAEIMKYVSETYPKGVCSVYCTKGKDVEEPGFDFELVVVISAARHSPQNFCNGSWRSIWNIEFKDEIQSVEVRGEMQVGAHYFEEGNVQLDAKHECKDTTLIQDLRRKLPVTRTLFPWHNTAQFSLTRDIEKELGIGK comes from the exons atgttaGAAGAAGACGAAGATTTTCTGGAATCAGAAACTCAACTCACCGATGACCAGAAAATTGAGATTGCCAAATGGTTCCTTCTCAACGCCCCCGCCGGCGAAATTCAGTACATCGCtaaag ATGTTAGAGCTATTTTAAAGGACGAGAATATATATAAGAAAGCGGCTGAGGAGTCATTTCCTTCGTACAACAAATCTCACTTGATTTGTCTCGAATTGCCAAATAGAAGTGGCGAT GTGCTGATTACATCATTTTGTGAGGTTGATAAGGATGAGTATCTTGATCCCCGGACTGCCCAGGTTGCCAGAGTTGACCATGTCAAGCAA GTTTGTAAAGACGTTAGGCCAGCAAGAGATGAAGAACTTCCATCTGCTTTCGTGGAAGAGTATAG GTCTGCCATGGATGCTGAAATTATGAAGTATGTGAGTGAAACATATCCAAAAGGTGTCTGTTCAGTTTACTGTACCAAGGGAAAGGATGTGGAAGAGCCAGGATTTGACTTTGAACTTGTTGTGGTGATTTCAGCTGCTAGGCATAGTCCTCAGAATTTCTG CAATGGAAGCTGGCGATCAATATGGAATATTGAATTTAAGGATGAAATTCAATCTGTAGAAGTGAGAGGCGAGATGCAG GTTGGCGCCCATTACTTTGAAGAGGGAAATGTACAGCTAGATGCAAAACATGAATGTAAGGATACAACGCTAATTCAG GACTTGCGGAGGAAGCTTCCTGTTACTCGCACATTGTTCCCATGGCACAACACTGCACAATTTAGCCTTACAAGAGACATTGAAAAAGAACTTGGAATTGGAAAATAG
- the LOC129886145 gene encoding uncharacterized protein LOC129886145 isoform X2, with the protein MAYDRACTMERLQSCRFCDAILSVYCGNGHSTCSEENTRKASGHQKGDSKDTQTSILGPPFTRSGGYFHDLDKLKYGVDMNRIRWCGILQRIALAYLVVAIIEITTRQAQSKELPTGWFSIFKLYCWQWVIGACVLVVYLAILYGTHVPDWNFIVQNPDSVDFGKTLTVTCDVKGNLDPPCNAVGYIDRQVLGINHMYPRPAWKRSKACTKNSPYEGPFKDDAPSWCWAPFEPEGILSSISAILSTVLGVHFGHVLIHMKDHSSRLLHWIGMGIALLVLGIILHFTDAIPLNKQLYTFSYVCVTSGAAALVFSAFYILVDILNLKYLFLPLEWIGMNAMLVYVMAAGGIFAGFINGWYYEDPHNTLIYWIKKHIFIGVWHSTRVGTLLYVIFAEILFWAIVAGLLHRLGIYWKL; encoded by the exons ATGGCCTATGATCGGGCATGCACCATGGAACGGTTGCAATCTTGCAGATTTTGTGATGCCATTCTTTCTGTTTATTGTGGGAATGGCCATAGCACTTGCTCTGAAG AAAATACCAGAAAAGCTAGTGGCCATCAGAAAGGTGATTCTAAGGACACTCAAACTTCTATTTTGGGGCCTCCTTTTACAAGGTCAg GGGGTTATTTCCATGATCTTGACAAGCTAAAATATGGTGTTGACATGAATAGGATAAGGTGGTGTGGCATCCTCCAG AGAATTGCTCTCGCTTACTTGGTAGTGGCCATAATAGAAATAACAACAAGACAAGCCCAATCCAAAGAACTACCAACGGGATGGTTCTCCATATTCAAGTTATACTGTTGGCAATG GGTTATTGGAGCATGTGTTTTAGTAGTTTACTTGGCCATATTATATGGAACACATGTTCCTGACTGGAATTTTATTGTCCAGAACCCGGACAGTGTTGATTTTGGGAAGACTTTAACT GTAACTTGCGATGTGAAAGGAAATCTTGATCCTCCTTGCAATGCAGTGGGTTATATTGACAGACAGGTGCTTGGAATCAATCACATGTATCCACGTCCGGCTTGGAAGAGATCCAAG GCTTGCACTAAAAATTCTCCATATGAGGGACCTTTTAAGGATGATGCTCCGTCATGGTGTTGGGCTCCTTTTGAACCTGAAGGAATTCTTAG CTCAATTTCTGCTATTCTCTCTACGGTCCTTGGAGTTCATTTTGGACATGTCCTTATTCATATGAAG GATCACTCATCCAGACTTCTGCATTGGATTGGCATGGGCATAGCTCTTTTAGTTTTAGGAATTATTCTCCACTTCACAGATG CTATTCCTTTAAATAAGCAATTATATACCTTCAGCTATGTCTGTGTAACCTCAGGAGCAGCCGCGTTAGTGTTCTCTGCTTTCTACATTCTG GTTGACATTTTGAACTTGAAGTATCTATTTCTGCCACTAGAATGGATTGGTATGAATGCCATGCTTGTTTATGTAATGGCTGCTGGAGGAATATTTGCAGGTTTTATCAACGGCTGGTATTATGAGGACCCTCATAACACGCTG ATATATTGGATCAAGAAGCACATTTTCATTGGAGTGTGGCATTCAACAAGAGTGGGAACTCTTCTTTATGTCATATTTGCTGAGATATTGTTTTGGGCTATTGTTGCTGGCCTACTTCATCGATTAGGCATATACTGGAAGCTTTAG
- the LOC129886147 gene encoding F-actin-capping protein subunit alpha isoform X1: MLEEDEDFLESETQLTDDQKIEIAKWFLLNAPAGEIQYIAKDVRAILKDENIYKKAAEESFPSYNKSHLICLELPNRSGDVLITSFCEVDKDEYLDPRTAQVARVDHVKQVCKDVRPARDEELPSAFVEEYRSAMDAEIMKYVSETYPKGVCSVYCTKGKDVEEPGFDFELVVVISAARHSPQNFCNGSWRSIWNIEFKDEIQSVEVRGEMQVGAHYFEEGNVQLDAKHECKDTTLIQSPDDSAISLVNIIRHHETEYLASLQVFMLSLHHIQPLFLSCHLTVPPCPPSTFLLSLCYRVFCSKLLMDFLLADILLEIA; encoded by the exons atgttaGAAGAAGACGAAGATTTTCTGGAATCAGAAACTCAACTCACCGATGACCAGAAAATTGAGATTGCCAAATGGTTCCTTCTCAACGCCCCCGCCGGCGAAATTCAGTACATCGCtaaag ATGTTAGAGCTATTTTAAAGGACGAGAATATATATAAGAAAGCGGCTGAGGAGTCATTTCCTTCGTACAACAAATCTCACTTGATTTGTCTCGAATTGCCAAATAGAAGTGGCGAT GTGCTGATTACATCATTTTGTGAGGTTGATAAGGATGAGTATCTTGATCCCCGGACTGCCCAGGTTGCCAGAGTTGACCATGTCAAGCAA GTTTGTAAAGACGTTAGGCCAGCAAGAGATGAAGAACTTCCATCTGCTTTCGTGGAAGAGTATAG GTCTGCCATGGATGCTGAAATTATGAAGTATGTGAGTGAAACATATCCAAAAGGTGTCTGTTCAGTTTACTGTACCAAGGGAAAGGATGTGGAAGAGCCAGGATTTGACTTTGAACTTGTTGTGGTGATTTCAGCTGCTAGGCATAGTCCTCAGAATTTCTG CAATGGAAGCTGGCGATCAATATGGAATATTGAATTTAAGGATGAAATTCAATCTGTAGAAGTGAGAGGCGAGATGCAG GTTGGCGCCCATTACTTTGAAGAGGGAAATGTACAGCTAGATGCAAAACATGAATGTAAGGATACAACGCTAATTCAG TCCCCAGATGATTCTGCAATTTCCTTGGTCAACATTATTCGCCACCATGAGACCGAGTATCTGGCTTCTCTTCAGGTTTTTATGTTGTCCTTGCATCACATTCAACCCCTCTTTCTATCATGTCATCTAACAGTTCCCCCTTGCCCTCCTTCCACTTTTCTATTGAGTCTCTGTTACCGGGTATTTTGTTCCAAGTTACTGATGGACTTTTTACTGGCAGATATCTTACTTGAAATTGCCTGA
- the LOC129886144 gene encoding 26S proteasome regulatory subunit 6A homolog, whose product MATPMAEDSNFEDDQLHAMSTEDIIRASRLLDNEIRIIKEELQRTNLESDSFKEKIKENQEKIKLNKQLPYLVGNIVEILEMNPEEEAEEDGANIDLDSQRKGKCVVLKTSTRQTIFLPVVGLVDPDNLKPGDLVGVNKDSYLILDTLPSEYDSRVKAMEVDEKPTEDYNDIGGLEKQIQELVEAIVLPMTHQERFQKLGVRPPKGVLLYGPPGTGKTLMARACAAQTNATFLKLAGPQLVQMFIGDGAKLVRDAFQLAKEKSPCIIFIDEIDAIGTKRFDSEVSGDREVQRTMLELLNQLDGFSSDDRIKVIAATNRADILDPALMRSGRLDRKIEFPHPTEEARARILQIHSRKMNVNPDVNFEELARSTDDFNGAQLKAVCVEAGMLALRRDATEVTHEDFNEGIIQVQAKKKASLNYYA is encoded by the exons ATGGCAACGCCGATGGCTGAGGATAGCAACTTCGAAGATGACCAGCTCCATGCTATGTCCACTGAAGATATTATTAGGGCTTCACGCCTGCTTGACAACGAAATTCGAATCATAAAG GAAGAGCTGCAGAGGACGAATCTAGAGTCGGATTCATTCAAGGAGAAGATAAAGGAGAATCAAGAGAAAATTAAGCTCAATAAGCAACTTCCTTACTTGGTCGGTAACATTGTTGAG attttggaaaTGAATCCAGAGGAAGAAGCTGAGGAAGATGGTGCAAATATTGATCTTGACTCACAAAGGAAGGGCAAGTGTGTTGTACTAAAAACATCCACACGCCAG ACAATTTTCTTGCCTGTTGTTGGTCTTGTTGATCCTGACAACTTAAAACCTGGTGATCTGGTTGGAGTAAATAAAGACAGTTATTTGATATTGGATACCCTGCCATCTGAATATGATTCTCGGGTAAAGGCAATGGAAGTTGATGAAAAGCCAACTGAAGACTACAATGATATTGGAGGCTTGGAGAAACAGATTCAAGAACTTGTCGAGGCAATTGTACTGCCTATGACACACCAAGAACGGTTTCAGAAATTAGGTGTTCGTCCTCCAAAGGGAGTCCTTTTGTATGGGCCTCCTGGGACTGGGAAAACCCTGATGGCCAGAGCCTGTGCTGCACAAACAAATGCTACTTTTCTTAAGCTAGCGGGACCTCAGCTTGTGCAG ATGTTCATTGGAGATGGAGCAAAACTTGTTCGTGATGCTTTCCAGCTGGCAAAAGAGAAATCACCTTGCATaattttcattgatgagattgaTGCTATAGGCACAAAGCGTTTTGATAG TGAAGTTAGTGGGGATCGAGAGGTCCAACGAACTATGTTGGAGTTACTTAATCAGCTCGATGGTTTTAGCAGCGATGATCGGATTAAG GTGATAGCAGCAACAAACAGAGCTGATATTTTGGATCCTGCTTTGATGCGATCTGGTCGATTGGATCGTAAAATTGAGTTCCCCCATCCCACAGAGGAAGCCAGGGCTCGGATCTTGCAG ATCCATTCCAGAAAGATGAATGTTAACCCAGATGTTAACTTTGAAGAATTGGCTCGATCGACAGATGATTTTAATGGGGCACAATTGAAAGCTGTATGTGTTGAGGCAGGCATGTTAGCACTCCGTCGCGATGCCACTGAG GTAACGCATGAAGACTTCAATGAAGGCATCATTCAAGTTCAAGCCAAGAAGAAAGCCAGCTTAAACTACTATGCCTAA